Proteins co-encoded in one Bacillus thermozeamaize genomic window:
- a CDS encoding DNA-packaging protein: MALLDDVKLALRISSSAFNSEISDLIAAAKADLKLSGVAAEKVEDEMDPLIKRAVITYVKAHFGYDNPEAERFAKSYDLLKAHLTLSQEYTQAPAVSDGAT; this comes from the coding sequence ATGGCGTTGTTGGATGACGTGAAGCTGGCGCTGCGTATCTCCAGCAGCGCCTTTAATTCTGAAATATCGGACCTGATTGCTGCAGCCAAGGCGGATCTGAAACTTTCCGGGGTGGCGGCTGAGAAGGTGGAAGACGAAATGGACCCACTCATCAAGCGTGCTGTCATTACCTACGTCAAGGCCCATTTTGGCTATGACAACCCGGAGGCCGAGAGATTTGCGAAGTCGTATGACCTGCTCAAAGCACATCTGACGCTGTCACAGGAGTACACGCAGGCGCCGGCGGTGAGTGACGGTGCGACATGA
- a CDS encoding phage tail protein, whose protein sequence is MRVSQNKVTFGLEKVHIAFFDEEAAQQPAWKAPIPIPGAVRWTPSAVGESSTFYADNTAYFTVTANNGYTGELELANVPDAILAEMLGWEIDQNGMIVEVSDAIPKPFALLGQVLGDKRNRRFVYYYCTASRPAKERTTKGENITPATDVLSLTISPIEIGGKMIVKGDLELSDTNQTVFNSFFNAVYVPTFGGGSGS, encoded by the coding sequence ATGAGGGTGTCTCAAAACAAAGTCACATTCGGTCTTGAAAAAGTCCACATCGCCTTTTTTGACGAAGAAGCCGCGCAGCAGCCGGCGTGGAAAGCGCCGATTCCGATCCCCGGAGCTGTCCGGTGGACGCCGTCGGCCGTGGGGGAATCGAGCACGTTTTACGCGGACAACACCGCCTATTTCACGGTGACCGCGAACAATGGTTACACCGGTGAGCTTGAGCTGGCCAACGTGCCGGACGCCATTCTGGCCGAAATGCTCGGATGGGAGATCGACCAAAACGGCATGATCGTCGAAGTGTCTGACGCGATCCCGAAACCGTTCGCCCTGCTCGGGCAGGTGCTCGGCGACAAGCGCAATCGCCGGTTCGTGTACTACTATTGCACGGCCAGCCGTCCGGCGAAGGAGCGTACCACTAAGGGCGAAAACATCACGCCGGCAACGGACGTGTTGTCGCTGACGATCAGCCCGATTGAGATCGGCGGGAAGATGATAGTCAAAGGGGATTTGGAATTGAGCGACACGAACCAGACGGTATTCAACAGCTTTTTCAACGCTGTGTACGTGCCGACGTTCGGAGGGGGTAGCGGTTCATGA
- a CDS encoding primosome assembly protein PriA, which produces MERAKKEHRLMEIRAVPDPPNDEMIVEGYAIRFNEPAVFDIFGTEYREIIAPTALDGADMRDVPLKYNHSDHVMVMARTRNKTLELIKDEKGLFIRAKLADTTAGRDLYTLIKRGDIDKMSFAFTVDYDNDGDEYDRKTRTRTIKRIKKIWDVAAVDTPAYDTTSISARSFFALEREKEQALEREARRKKLLLMTYF; this is translated from the coding sequence CCGCCTGATGGAGATAAGGGCGGTACCGGATCCACCGAATGATGAGATGATCGTCGAAGGATACGCAATTCGCTTTAACGAGCCTGCTGTCTTTGACATTTTCGGCACGGAATACCGTGAAATCATTGCTCCGACTGCCCTGGACGGGGCGGATATGCGGGATGTGCCGCTTAAGTACAATCATTCCGACCACGTGATGGTCATGGCGCGCACCAGAAACAAGACCCTTGAGCTCATCAAAGATGAGAAGGGTCTTTTTATTCGCGCGAAACTGGCCGACACCACGGCCGGCCGCGATTTGTACACGCTGATCAAGCGTGGTGACATTGACAAGATGTCGTTCGCATTCACTGTCGATTATGACAACGACGGTGATGAATACGACAGGAAAACCCGCACCCGTACTATCAAACGCATCAAGAAAATCTGGGACGTTGCCGCGGTGGATACCCCGGCTTACGATACAACGTCTATCTCAGCCCGCAGTTTTTTTGCCCTGGAGAGGGAAAAGGAGCAGGCCCTGGAGAGGGAAGCGCGGCGCAAAAAACTACTGTTAATGACTTATTTTTAG